The sequence below is a genomic window from Anaerocolumna chitinilytica.
GAATCGTTCTGATTCTGGTAATACCGGATGCTTCAACAGCCGATTCGCTGATGATTCCAAGCAGAGCAGGCATTGCAATATATCCTAACTGTGAAATTGTCTGATTGGAAAGCTCATTTATGGGAACTCTCATCACATAGGTAACATGGCCATGACCTTCAGAAGGTTCACTGTGGATGAGACTCTGAAAGGTGGCATTGGGGTATTGTTTGAAAGAGGGTTCATTGCCGGCATATTCAACTATTAAGTCGGCAAACTCATTGCTATAGATTCTTTTTGCCTCTTCAGCTGTCAAAGTCGAACCTCAAATTGGAAAGCTTTATATCAATATATTGGGATGTGATGTGATTTATTCTAATATCAATTTAGGGTAGTTATTAAAAGTAATTTGCATCTCAACTGTAGTTTTCTCAGGTTAACTTGCATCTGCTTCATATCATGAATAACTACCAGGCATGTATGATAAATTGTTACCATACTATTATATTGACATGAAATTAAACAATGATATGATGTCTATAAAGGAAACAAGAAAGGTATGGTGTTATTATGCAAAAACGACCGTTTGGAAACACAGGTTTACACACTTCAATTCTTGGATTTGGTGGATTTCATTTGCTGGAAATTCCAGTAAGCGAGGCGAACTATCTATTGAACCGATATCTAGATGAAGGGGGTAATTATATTGAGACTGCTGCCAGCTATGGGGATGGTGAGTCAGAAAGAAAAATTGGACAATGTGTTTCAGTAAGAAGAAAAGAATTCATTCTGGCAACGAAGTCGGGAGAACGATCGAAAGACGGATTGTTAGGCTCTTTAGAGCGCAGCTTACATAATCTTAACACGGATTATGTGGATCTTCTTATTATGCATGCAGTGGGAACCATGGAGGAATTGGATCAGATACTTGCACCCGACGGTGCATTGGAAGGGGCATTGCAAGCGAAAGAGGAAGGCCGCATTCATCACATAGGAATCTCAATGCATGGACAGCCTGATGTCTTAATCCGAGCATTAGAGGAGTATCCTTTTGAGGCTGTTATGACGACCATTAATTATTATGATCATTTCAACTTCCCTGAAATACAAGAGGTACTGATTCCGTTAGCGCACAAGAAAAATACTGCCATTATCTTAATGAAACCGGTGGCAGACGGTTTATTGTGGCGCTCTGCTCCACAGGCATTTCGTTATGCATTTAGTCAGCCGGTTTCCATTGTGGTTGCAGGTATCAATAATAGAGAATTATTAGAGGCGGATTTACGGTACGCGAATGAATTCAATGCAATGTCTGAGGAAGAGATTGAGGATTTATATACGAATGCTCCGGAGCTTGGTACCTATGTATGCAGACAATGTGGGAAATGTATGGTTTGTCCAGAGAGGATTCCCCTTACTGATATCTTCCTTTATGAAGGTTATTTCGACCGGCAAATGGCAGATGGTATCGTAACCAATGCTTCCGATTATGCCTTAAAGGAAAGGCTGCGCTTTTGGTTTGGTAATCGAGATATGGCTATGAACCTTTATCACAAATTGGAGGTTAAGGCTGACAGCTGTACCGATTGCGGCAAATGTACGCCGGAATGTCCTTACGGCATCGATGTAAGACGTAAATTAGGAATCGCAGAGTATAAATTGGCAAAGAAAGATATTTATTAATATGAAATACCCCTTTTAATCCGTGAACAAGTGTATGAGTGTGGTAGATTATAAAAAGCCTGTCAGTACGTCTTATACTTCACAAGGGATTTTTTGAAACTTACATAGAATACGGAGAAAAGTATCTGGTGATAATATTAGTGTGATGGAACATATCATTTATTTCATTCGTCTAATTATAAAAGATATGAAAGAAGGGGGAATATGTATGAGGTTTGGTTTAATATTAATTTTAATATCCATAGCAGCTATTGTCATAACTTTGATTTTAAATTTATTGTTTAAGAAATTACGATATGTGAAATATATACCGGCAGTTGTATTGTTACCTTTTATGATATACAATTTTATAACCATGTATAGTGTAACCAACGAGAGCTTTCAGTCATTAGGCAAATTTGTGATGGGGATTTTATTACTAACTGCGTGTGCCAGTTCACTTATTGCTTCAATCACTCTCGATATTGCTCATAGGGTTAACAGTAGAAAAAAATAAATAAGACACTCTGAAGGATAACAAACCTAGATATCGTAACGGCAAATATTAAAATATACGGGAAGTGAAATAGGATGATATTTGAAAGAATCAAACAAGAGATTATGGCTGACCCAATGAACGAATCCTATACCAAAATGGAAATTCCACCGTTATTTAAAGCTTCTGCAGAGGCCCGGATAGCCATTGTTGGACAAGCACCGGGACAAAAGGCAGAAGCAACCAGGTTGTTTTGGAATGATTTAAGCGGCGACCGATTACGAGAGTGGATGGGTGTATCACGTGAGATGTTTTATAGTACGAATCGAATCGCTCATTTGCCTATGGATTTCTATTATCCTGGAAAAGCGAAAACCGGTGACGCTCCGCCGCGAAAAGGTTTTGCAGAAAAATGGCATCCGCTTTTATTGAGGGAAATGCCCAATATTGAAACTATAATTTTAATCGGTAACTATGCACAGAAATATTATTTAGATAAAAGACGTGAGAAAAGTTTAACTGAAACAGTGAGAAATTTTCATAAATACCTACCGGAATATTTTCCGTTGGTACATCCTTCTCCATTAAATCTAGGCTGGCTGAAACAAAATCCATGGTTTGAAAAGGATGTTTTACCGGTTCTAAGAGAAATTGTGATTAGGAACTTATAAGTTATTATATATACCCTAATTGGGTATATTAAAGTTTGAGATTTTATAAAAGGAGGGTTTATCTATGAATAAGTTTATTTTCAATGATTATTTTCAAGAGCCTCTTGGGAAAATCGCCAAGCGGATGATCTTTAAAAGTGATAATGTAATTGCTTTTGTTCTAAACATTGCAAAAGGGGAAATGCTGCCGGGACACACACATTTAGAAACCACCCTTTTACTGCAGGTTATGGAGGGGAATGCCAAGGTTCTTACGGATGGAAAAGAGACTCCGCTGCAGGCAGGCGAGTTAATGCAGATTGATGGGCAGGAAAGCATGCAGGTAATAAATACAGGCGAAGATGTCCTGCGCCTTTATGTCACAATATCACCTATGGGTACAGAAGCTTTTGCAACAGATGCAGATGTTTAATGACCTTTTTTCATTGATAAGTGAGAATTACTGAGTAAAAATGTGGGTTATGTTTTTCTGAAAGGAAAAGCATAACCCTTTTATTAAGCTATCAGCCTATTGTTGATCGGCAAATCTCCACCATGCAACGGTTCCAATAAACCCCGTTATTCCCGTAACAGCGAGTATAGCGATACTAGCAAAGCCAAGAGGAACATTTGAAATAAATAATGATGGAATTGTCCAAGGAAAGTAAGCGGCAAGACCAGCCTGTGCAATGACATTGGAAATGACTACAATTAGAAATGCAAATCCAATAGGAGCTAAATATCCCTTGCTGACATTTGCCAATAGGGCACTTATGGTACTGACGACCATAATTAGCAGTGATGTTACCATAAAAGTCAGAAAATTATTCATGATGAGCATCCAAGTTCCACCATGAAGTCCTATCAAAATACCCATAATGAAAACGACCGCGAACATGAAAGAAGCCAATAAGACATCCCAAAGAAAAATTACAATGAACTTTGAAAGTACCACATAAAATTTAGATACGGGTTTCACCAGCAATTCATTGATTGTTTTATCTGTATATTCACGTCCGAAGACCCAACAAGCGGTGAAAGAGAAGCCAATTACCAAAAGGGCAGTGATAGTGCCGAGTAAGTCTGTTAGGTATGGTTTCCATCCGACATCAGCAGCATTGATATAGGTGACTAAACCAAGCATAATTGGCATAGTGGCAAACGCGGCAACCATGATCCAAAAAACGCTTGAGCGTAATACTTTAAGGGCTTCACAATGTATAAATGATAATATTTTCATTCATTATATCCTCCTTTTATTTTGAATGATCCGTAAAAAATAACCTTCCAAATCTTCTGTAACAATGTTAAGTTGTGTTGGCGATTGTCCAGAGCGAACCAGCAGTTCAGCCAACCTTTCAGGTTTTTCTGTTGCGGAATTTTCAA
It includes:
- a CDS encoding aldo/keto reductase, translated to MLEIPVSEANYLLNRYLDEGGNYIETAASYGDGESERKIGQCVSVRRKEFILATKSGERSKDGLLGSLERSLHNLNTDYVDLLIMHAVGTMEELDQILAPDGALEGALQAKEEGRIHHIGISMHGQPDVLIRALEEYPFEAVMTTINYYDHFNFPEIQEVLIPLAHKKNTAIILMKPVADGLLWRSAPQAFRYAFSQPVSIVVAGINNRELLEADLRYANEFNAMSEEEIEDLYTNAPELGTYVCRQCGKCMVCPERIPLTDIFLYEGYFDRQMADGIVTNASDYALKERLRFWFGNRDMAMNLYHKLEVKADSCTDCGKCTPECPYGIDVRRKLGIAEYKLAKKDIY
- a CDS encoding uracil-DNA glycosylase family protein; the encoded protein is MIFERIKQEIMADPMNESYTKMEIPPLFKASAEARIAIVGQAPGQKAEATRLFWNDLSGDRLREWMGVSREMFYSTNRIAHLPMDFYYPGKAKTGDAPPRKGFAEKWHPLLLREMPNIETIILIGNYAQKYYLDKRREKSLTETVRNFHKYLPEYFPLVHPSPLNLGWLKQNPWFEKDVLPVLREIVIRNL
- a CDS encoding cupin domain-containing protein, giving the protein MNKFIFNDYFQEPLGKIAKRMIFKSDNVIAFVLNIAKGEMLPGHTHLETTLLLQVMEGNAKVLTDGKETPLQAGELMQIDGQESMQVINTGEDVLRLYVTISPMGTEAFATDADV
- a CDS encoding ABC transporter permease, with product MKILSFIHCEALKVLRSSVFWIMVAAFATMPIMLGLVTYINAADVGWKPYLTDLLGTITALLVIGFSFTACWVFGREYTDKTINELLVKPVSKFYVVLSKFIVIFLWDVLLASFMFAVVFIMGILIGLHGGTWMLIMNNFLTFMVTSLLIMVVSTISALLANVSKGYLAPIGFAFLIVVISNVIAQAGLAAYFPWTIPSLFISNVPLGFASIAILAVTGITGFIGTVAWWRFADQQ